One window of Mus caroli chromosome 11, CAROLI_EIJ_v1.1, whole genome shotgun sequence genomic DNA carries:
- the Iba57 gene encoding putative transferase CAF17, mitochondrial isoform X1, whose protein sequence is MAVVALLRGAAAGRRSPAWHWRLSGTASYCLARGSGLLGSNPADAVAWTCFRLDGRALVRVRGPDAAPFLLGLSTNELPLSGPPTGAAQPSARAAYAHFLNVQGRTLYDVILYGLPECTEGAPNFLLECDSSVLGALQKHLSMYKIRRKVTVEPRPELHVWAVLPCVPQTSETAPLEERLEGTTMLIRDPRTARMGWRLLTQDDGLALVPRGQLGDLQDYHKYRYQQGIPEGVCDLPPGMALPLESNLVFMNGVSFTKGCYIGQELTARTHHTGVIRKRLFPVKLEGPLPASGISPGAVVTVTATGQAAGKFRAGQGHVGLALLRSETIKGPLHIKTSESQLVTVTAVVPDWWPTAAK, encoded by the exons ATGGCAGTGGTGGCGCTGCTTCGGGGCGCGGCTGCGGGGCGCAGAAGCCCAGCTTGGCACTGGCGGCTGAGCGGGACCGCGAGTTACTGCCTAGCCCGTGGCTCCGGCCTTCTTGGCAGCAACCCCGCGGACGCTGTGGCCTGGACTTGCTTCCGGCTGGACGGGCGCGCCTTAGTGCGCGTGCGCGGCCCGGACGCTGCACCCTTCCTGTTGGGACTATCGACCAATGAGCTGCCGCTTTCGGGGCCTCCGACCGGCGCGGCTCAGCCCTCTGCTCGTGCGGCGTATGCCCATTTCCTGAATGTGCAGGGACGCACGCTCTATGACGTCATTCTGTATGG ACTCCCGGAGTGTACGGAGGGGGCACCAAACTTTCTCCTGGAGTGTGACAGCTCCGTGCTGGGCGCCCTACAGAAGCACCTCTCCATGTACAAGATCCGGCGGAAGGTTACCGTGGAGCCACGTCCGGAGCTCCACGTGTGGGCTGTGCTACCCTGTGTCCCCCAAACCTCTGAGACTGCACCTCTAGAAGAGAGGCTAGAAGGCACCACCATGCTTATCCGTGACCCCCGGACTGCACGTATGGGGTGGCGGCTTCTCACCCAGGATGATGGCCTAGCCCTGGTGCCCAGGGGACAGCTTGGGGATCTCCAAGATTATCACAAGTACCGGTACCAGCAAG GCATCCCCGAGGGAGTCTGTGATCTTCCCCCAGGGATGGCCCTCCCCCTGGAGTCCAACCTGGTCTTCATGAATGGTGTGAGCTTCACCAAGGGCTGCTACATTGGGCAGGAGCTGACAGCCCGGACCCACCATACAGGTGTCATCCGCAAGCGCCTCTTCCCAGTGAAGCTTGAAGGCCCCCTGCCTGCAAGTGGCATCAGCCCTGGCGCCGTAGTGACGGTGACTGCCACAGGCCAGGCAGCGGGCAAGTTCAGGGCTGGCCAGGGACACGTGGGACTGGCTTTGCTGCGGTCAGAGACAATCAAGGGTCCTCTCCACATCAAGACCTCCGAGAGCCAGCTGGTGACTGTGACTGCCGTGGTGCCGGACTGGTGGCCCACAGCTGCCAAGTAG
- the Iba57 gene encoding putative transferase CAF17, mitochondrial isoform X2: MYKIRRKVTVEPRPELHVWAVLPCVPQTSETAPLEERLEGTTMLIRDPRTARMGWRLLTQDDGLALVPRGQLGDLQDYHKYRYQQGIPEGVCDLPPGMALPLESNLVFMNGVSFTKGCYIGQELTARTHHTGVIRKRLFPVKLEGPLPASGISPGAVVTVTATGQAAGKFRAGQGHVGLALLRSETIKGPLHIKTSESQLVTVTAVVPDWWPTAAK; the protein is encoded by the exons ATGTACAAGATCCGGCGGAAGGTTACCGTGGAGCCACGTCCGGAGCTCCACGTGTGGGCTGTGCTACCCTGTGTCCCCCAAACCTCTGAGACTGCACCTCTAGAAGAGAGGCTAGAAGGCACCACCATGCTTATCCGTGACCCCCGGACTGCACGTATGGGGTGGCGGCTTCTCACCCAGGATGATGGCCTAGCCCTGGTGCCCAGGGGACAGCTTGGGGATCTCCAAGATTATCACAAGTACCGGTACCAGCAAG GCATCCCCGAGGGAGTCTGTGATCTTCCCCCAGGGATGGCCCTCCCCCTGGAGTCCAACCTGGTCTTCATGAATGGTGTGAGCTTCACCAAGGGCTGCTACATTGGGCAGGAGCTGACAGCCCGGACCCACCATACAGGTGTCATCCGCAAGCGCCTCTTCCCAGTGAAGCTTGAAGGCCCCCTGCCTGCAAGTGGCATCAGCCCTGGCGCCGTAGTGACGGTGACTGCCACAGGCCAGGCAGCGGGCAAGTTCAGGGCTGGCCAGGGACACGTGGGACTGGCTTTGCTGCGGTCAGAGACAATCAAGGGTCCTCTCCACATCAAGACCTCCGAGAGCCAGCTGGTGACTGTGACTGCCGTGGTGCCGGACTGGTGGCCCACAGCTGCCAAGTAG